A window of the Miscanthus floridulus cultivar M001 chromosome 14, ASM1932011v1, whole genome shotgun sequence genome harbors these coding sequences:
- the LOC136503120 gene encoding uncharacterized protein produces the protein MVPGAPARSLTLLGGGGVPGPVAARPGAEAGPPEAWMSEERAVSLMGSTVEVERATVGATPLSPRRVEEELGSGGGQLAPVDTEAVLLPPPPPLQRRDAVKKRLGIHSSRKRQAEVPAFVPRKALKVGTGSIALGAVDIQELVAQVGATQVAVGREEEEEPILCEAAAPAAVEATVGAAETSSAVEATEGEVEVEAPSVVEATEGEVEVEAPTVAEAPRTSGAEVVEIAAPGNFRAEVVEAGMSAAALEGSAREAEVRPIPTDNASRGKGVADAGAASAVEQPASASGEGSAALVRVRPEPYGWDHPRVWWRSRDDPEGEPIFALEDVAEGGRWDTLEQYHSLAERSLWTALSVVANDLPGVSQELEARSFRKSLFLRRERGVWDKLCRQRELLAHANEILSARSAEAEDLRLRCDNREAEAATAQGQVAPLAARVKELEEELTRVVDERDASNSRAEEARATAIATAGQLGAEQRAHELTKGALAEATKAAEELEKEASRAAEASRVEVQRWKEKAEASQVEVRCQEEKAKGLDDEVSRLTEASAALQTVLDREIEEHDVLQSAARAVCEALEMEGVQSGSSLRSRLTALIGQTRQRLREALHTGVKRALAVVSSHYAGVDVEGVSDGYVLSEDAVEAEEELTRLEAAVEGPGTALAKLFEEEVVPPSPSADAGDPAP, from the exons atggtgcccggggcgccggcaaggagcctgacgctcctaggaggaggaggtgtcccggggccggtggcggcccgtcccggggccgaggccggaCCGCCCGAGGCGTGGATGTcagaggagcgtgccgtcagcctgatgggctcgacggtggaggtggagcgagcaacggtgggggcgaccccattgtctccgcgaagggtcgaggaggagcTGGGCtccggcggaggccagctggcaccggtggacacAGAGGCCGTgctgctgccgccaccgccgccattgcAGAGGAGGGACGCAGTGAAGAAGCGGTTGGGCATCCACTCGAG ccggaagcgtcaggcggaagtgCCTGCCTTTGTGCCACGCAAGGCGCTCAAGGTGGGCACGGGTTCCATCGCCCTAGGGGCGGTGGACATACAGGAGTTGGTCGCCCAGGTAGGGGCTACCCAGGTGGCCGTGgggcgagaggaggaggaggagcctataCTCTGCGAGGCCGCAGCACCTGCAGCTGTCGAGGCCACTGTGGGTGCGGCCGAGACCTCCTCGGCCgtggaggccaccgagggcgaggttgaggtcgaggccccctcggttgtcgaggccaccgagggcgaggtcgaggtcgaggcccccacGGTTGCCGAGGCCCCCCGGACCTCAGgggccgaggtggtggagatcgcgGCGCCCGGGAACTTCAGGGCCGAAGTGGTGGAGGCCGGAATGAGCGCGGCGGCcctggag gggagcgcccgggaggcggaggtccgcCCGATCCCTACCGACAATGCTTCCCGGGGGAAGGGGGTGGCCGATGCCGGGGCAGCCAgcgccgtggaacagccggcttcGGCTTCGGGCGAGGGAAGTGCGGCCCTCGTGCGAGTGCGGCCTGAGCcgtacgggtgggatcacccgcgcgtctggtggcggagccgggacgaccccgagggggagcccatctttgcacttgaggacgtggccgaggggggtcgctgggacaccctcgagcagtaccatAGCCTGGCGGAACGGTCGctgtggacagcgctgtccgtcgtggccAATGACCTGCCCGGGGTCTCGCAG gagctcgaggcccggtcttTCAGGAAGTCGCTGTTCCTtcggcgggagaggggcgtctgggacaaGCTCTGTCGGCAGAGGGAGCTGCTCGCCCATGCCAACGAGATtctgtcggcgcggagcgcggaggcGGAGGATCTCCGTCTTCGCTGTGACAACCGGGAGGCTGAGGCGGCCACGGCTCAGgggcaggtcgcccctttggcggcacgggtcaaggagctggaggaggaactGACCCGTGTGGTCGACGAGCGAGACGCCTCCAACTCCCGGGCGGAAGAAGCGAGGGCCACCGCCATAGCcaccgccgggcagctgggtgcggagcagcggGCACACGagttgacgaaaggtgccttggcagaggctaccaaggcggccgagg aactggagaaggaggcttccagggcagccgaggcctctcgtgtcgaggtccagcgctggaaggagaaggccgaggcttctcAGGTCGAGGTCCGGTGCCAGgaggagaaggccaagg GGTTGGACGATGAGGTCTCGCGGttgaccgaggcctccgccgcgctgcagacagtgctcgatcgcgagatcgaggagcacgacGTGCTGCAGAGCGCCGCTCGTGCcgtctgcgaggccctggagatggagggggttcaatcgggcagctcccttaggagccgcctgACTGCGTTGATTGGCCAAACACGTCAGCGATTGCGAGAGGCGCTACACACAGGCGTCAAACGCGCCCTAGCCgttgtctcctcgcactacgccggcgTCGACGTCGAAGGCGTCAGTGACGGCTATGTCCTGTCCGAGGAtgccgtcgaggccgaggaggagctgacGAGGCTAGAAGCGGCAGTcgagggccccggcacggcgttggcgaagctgttcgaagaggaggtggtccctccttcGCCGTCTGCCGATGCGGGAGACCCTGCGCCTTGA